The genomic DNA TGGTCTTGAGAAACGCATCAACCGCAGTCATGGGGTTGTTGCCCGGCCCCCAAGGCCTGTCTGCCGAGGCTTGCTCGGAAAGCAGCTCAACAATGGTATCGAACACCACCATATACGAGCCCTTTTTCACCAACGGAGCATACAGTTCCATTTCCCGCAACACATGCTCATGGGTATGGTTGGAGTCTAGAATGACCATCGGGTTGGTGCGCCCCTTGGCTAGTGAAAAAACAGCATCAACAATGTCCAGGGATATGGATGAGCCTTCGAGCATTGTCACATTCTTGAAAACCGGATGCGCTTCGATCTCCTTGCGATTGTGTTCACGGATGTCGATGTCGATGCTCACGGTTTTCCTGTCGCCACCCAAGAGTTGCAGCATGGAGGCGTGGAACAGTACCGTGCCCCCATGGGCAATGCCGGTTTCGATGATGATGTCCGGCTGAACGGTCCAGATAAGTTCCTGCATGGCCATGATGTCCTGCGGGTACTGGATGATGGGACGGCCAAGCCACTCGAAATTGTAAGAGTAGCCGGCGGGAATAGACTGGTGCATGAAGGCATCCGCAGATCGCTTCAATTCG from Pseudodesulfovibrio aespoeensis Aspo-2 includes the following:
- a CDS encoding cephalosporin hydroxylase family protein; translation: MSNPVDDFRNVRRERIGAQGQNSELKRSADAFMHQSIPAGYSYNFEWLGRPIIQYPQDIMAMQELIWTVQPDIIIETGIAHGGTVLFHASMLQLLGGDRKTVSIDIDIREHNRKEIEAHPVFKNVTMLEGSSISLDIVDAVFSLAKGRTNPMVILDSNHTHEHVLREMELYAPLVKKGSYMVVFDTIVELLSEQASADRPWGPGNNPMTAVDAFLKTNDRFVPDTEIDNKLMFSVAPRGYLKCVKDM